A genomic window from Alicyclobacillus dauci includes:
- a CDS encoding alpha/beta fold hydrolase, translating to MIIFYWIFAMFLLVIITLLTYRRFVQQAVLKRSVPRHSPHGISTVKTVTIGGIEQAVLIQAHDSSKPVLLLLHGGPGMPAPGVSFRGVDYAYATTTFELMKHYVLVFWDQRGTGRSFHTDIPSDTMNLEQFVSDANELVDHLRNRFHQEKIYLAGLSWGTVIGLTLASRYPEKFHAYAAMAQIVNWSESDQICYDWNLHQAKEKGNRKATSELVDMGCPPYRDVKTWLTLRKWNFMQGAFVYEDEHIKAPILKQYPKTLLSSPDYSIRDVLRIFTKTKNSYTDQMVLDFLKIDFAESVPVVSIPVYFFHGRHDHAVPGLSTKRYYDKLIAPKGKHLVWLENSAHMFYPNDARIVERCLIQMSSITQDVAQNHEENSNLVM from the coding sequence TTGATCATTTTCTATTGGATTTTTGCCATGTTCTTGTTGGTCATCATCACACTTCTCACGTACAGGCGTTTCGTTCAGCAAGCCGTGTTAAAACGTTCTGTACCGCGACATTCGCCGCACGGCATCAGCACGGTGAAAACCGTGACAATTGGGGGGATTGAGCAGGCCGTCCTCATTCAAGCGCACGACTCGAGTAAACCCGTCCTCCTGTTGCTTCATGGCGGGCCCGGCATGCCAGCGCCCGGAGTTAGCTTTCGAGGAGTGGACTACGCATATGCGACAACAACTTTCGAGTTGATGAAACATTATGTGCTGGTGTTCTGGGACCAACGTGGAACAGGAAGATCATTTCATACCGACATTCCATCTGACACGATGAACTTAGAGCAGTTTGTATCGGACGCAAATGAATTAGTCGATCACCTCAGGAATCGTTTCCACCAGGAAAAAATCTATCTTGCGGGGCTCTCGTGGGGTACCGTTATCGGCCTTACCCTCGCGTCACGTTATCCGGAGAAATTCCATGCCTACGCAGCCATGGCGCAAATCGTCAATTGGAGTGAAAGTGATCAAATTTGCTACGATTGGAATCTCCATCAGGCAAAGGAAAAAGGCAATCGAAAGGCGACGAGCGAGCTCGTCGACATGGGGTGCCCACCATATCGAGACGTGAAAACATGGCTGACGCTCAGGAAATGGAACTTTATGCAGGGTGCGTTTGTCTACGAAGACGAACATATCAAGGCACCCATTTTGAAACAGTATCCAAAAACGCTGCTGTCGTCACCGGATTACTCTATCCGTGATGTACTGAGAATTTTTACGAAAACAAAAAACTCGTACACAGACCAGATGGTTCTAGATTTTTTGAAGATTGATTTCGCGGAATCGGTTCCAGTCGTAAGCATTCCTGTTTACTTCTTTCATGGACGGCACGATCATGCTGTGCCGGGCCTGTCTACTAAGAGATACTACGACAAGCTCATTGCCCCGAAGGGAAAACATTTGGTTTGGCTTGAAAATTCTGCACATATGTTCTATCCAAATGATGCTCGAATTGTAGAGCGATGCTTGATTCAAATGAGCAGTATTACGCAAGATGTCGCTCAGAACCATGAGGAGAATTCCAATTTGGTCATGTGA
- a CDS encoding ABC transporter substrate-binding protein produces MSKLFNLAATATAILLMASVAGCGTTTPASNKTGGNTGNSKSTTSQSPIEGGSLNIDMGQNIQTLDPAVTDDLTSDELITEMYDPLVTYDGSTNTLVGDMAEKWTVSPDGKTYTFTLRKGITFWNGDPVTANSYIAEFERVLTKKLASPASARLYPIVEGSTAFYKGQAKTISGVTAPDPYTLQIKLVKPESFFLQLLAEPAFVAVDPKWISSVGNANFATSKPMGTGAFELKSTDGTTEVLTKNQHYFLKDSHGNQLPYLDQVTFSYNKNTEVDAMKFQQGSEPFLAFNTQGIPVSSYHMFMANPKLKQDVTTATTGDMWYIGLNVTQAPFTNVKVRQAVEYAINKPFLVKLLNNMDTVANQPVPPDAFGYMKQLPASIDYTYNPEKAKQLLASSGLSLPIHAKFYSSNDATTQKVVEEIQNELKAVGIDLTVQPLSWSAFLSGNGQGTQPSFLIDWNQSFPDAFDFLNTLFNTTEQPINNSEMYSNKQVDQWLNEAQTETDPQKRFDLYKKVTVQAMEDASVVPVYYGKYTFAIQPWVHGYYINSNLEEDPLTHIWVDPGH; encoded by the coding sequence ATGAGTAAATTGTTCAATTTGGCTGCGACAGCAACGGCTATTCTCTTGATGGCTTCAGTGGCTGGGTGTGGAACGACCACGCCGGCATCGAATAAGACAGGCGGAAATACAGGGAATTCGAAATCAACGACAAGCCAGTCTCCTATCGAAGGGGGCAGTCTCAATATCGACATGGGGCAGAATATCCAGACGCTCGATCCGGCCGTGACGGATGATCTGACCTCTGATGAACTCATTACAGAGATGTATGATCCACTGGTGACCTATGATGGATCAACAAATACACTGGTCGGCGACATGGCCGAAAAGTGGACCGTTTCACCTGATGGTAAGACGTACACGTTTACTCTGCGGAAAGGTATAACCTTTTGGAATGGAGACCCAGTGACAGCAAACAGTTATATCGCGGAATTCGAGCGTGTACTGACGAAGAAGCTGGCTTCTCCTGCATCGGCACGTCTGTATCCGATTGTTGAAGGTTCCACCGCCTTTTACAAAGGTCAAGCGAAGACTATCAGCGGTGTGACGGCCCCGGATCCATACACGTTGCAAATCAAGCTCGTAAAACCGGAATCATTCTTTTTGCAGTTATTGGCTGAGCCGGCATTTGTAGCAGTGGATCCAAAGTGGATAAGCTCGGTGGGGAATGCCAACTTTGCGACGTCAAAGCCAATGGGCACGGGCGCATTTGAGTTGAAGAGCACAGACGGTACGACAGAAGTGCTGACGAAAAACCAACACTATTTTCTAAAAGACAGTCACGGCAATCAGCTTCCGTACCTCGATCAGGTGACATTCTCTTACAATAAGAACACCGAGGTCGATGCGATGAAGTTCCAACAGGGGTCAGAGCCATTTTTGGCCTTCAATACGCAGGGTATCCCGGTGTCGTCATACCACATGTTCATGGCCAATCCTAAATTGAAGCAGGACGTAACTACGGCGACAACAGGCGATATGTGGTACATCGGGCTAAATGTCACCCAGGCGCCGTTCACCAACGTGAAAGTACGCCAAGCAGTCGAGTATGCTATCAACAAGCCATTTCTTGTAAAGCTGTTAAATAACATGGATACGGTTGCTAATCAACCTGTACCACCGGACGCGTTCGGATACATGAAGCAGCTGCCGGCATCCATTGATTACACGTACAACCCAGAGAAGGCGAAGCAACTTCTTGCATCGTCAGGTCTGTCACTGCCAATTCATGCAAAATTCTACTCAAGTAATGATGCTACGACGCAGAAAGTAGTTGAGGAAATTCAGAACGAATTGAAGGCCGTCGGGATCGACTTGACCGTGCAGCCGCTCAGTTGGAGTGCGTTTTTATCTGGGAACGGCCAGGGGACGCAACCGAGTTTCCTAATCGACTGGAACCAAAGTTTCCCGGATGCATTCGACTTTTTGAATACGCTGTTCAATACGACTGAGCAGCCAATCAATAATTCGGAAATGTATTCGAACAAACAAGTGGATCAGTGGTTGAATGAAGCTCAGACGGAAACGGATCCGCAAAAACGGTTTGATCTGTATAAGAAAGTGACCGTTCAAGCCATGGAGGATGCTTCGGTCGTTCCAGTCTATTACGGTAAGTACACGTTTGCCATTCAACCGTGGGTGCACGGGTATTATATTAATTCAAACCTTGAGGAAGACCCGCTCACACATATTTGGGTGGACCCAGGCCACTAA